In a single window of the Rhodoligotrophos appendicifer genome:
- a CDS encoding ABC transporter permease has translation MAGTLMTAAEARRPWFLLGPTLIALTVLMVLPICIMFLFSFYEFVSAGIDRDVYTLANWREFFTDSYYHHFLWKTVRVAAITAILCGIMGYPPAYFIAMTRFKHKWLLLLLLIVPFWISFTIRTFSWIHILGEQGAINVTLIYLGIISQPLRMLYTEGSVIMGMIHFLLPYMILNVYVSLEGIDRNLISAARTLGCTNFQAFREVTLPLSLPGLMAGLLLCFVLAAGSYVTPEILGSGRDALFGNLIYDTIMGQLNWPLGATLSVVLLVMLGAVAAIYSRYMGLSRIFKGLSR, from the coding sequence ATGGCCGGCACCCTAATGACTGCTGCCGAAGCACGTCGGCCATGGTTCCTTCTTGGCCCGACGCTGATTGCCCTCACGGTGCTGATGGTCCTCCCCATCTGCATCATGTTCCTCTTTTCATTTTACGAATTCGTGTCGGCCGGTATTGACCGCGACGTCTATACACTCGCGAACTGGCGCGAATTCTTCACCGACAGCTATTATCACCACTTTCTCTGGAAAACCGTTCGGGTCGCGGCGATCACGGCCATTCTCTGCGGGATCATGGGGTACCCCCCGGCTTATTTCATCGCGATGACCCGGTTCAAACACAAGTGGCTCCTGCTGCTGCTGCTGATCGTCCCGTTCTGGATCAGCTTCACCATCAGGACCTTCTCCTGGATCCATATTCTTGGTGAACAGGGCGCGATTAACGTAACGCTGATCTATCTCGGAATCATCAGCCAGCCGCTGCGCATGCTCTATACCGAGGGCTCGGTGATCATGGGGATGATCCACTTCCTGCTGCCTTATATGATCCTCAACGTCTATGTGAGTCTCGAGGGCATCGACCGGAACCTTATTTCCGCGGCCAGAACGCTGGGCTGCACGAATTTTCAGGCCTTCCGGGAGGTAACATTGCCGCTGTCGCTCCCCGGGCTCATGGCCGGGCTGCTGCTCTGCTTCGTGTTAGCGGCCGGCAGCTACGTGACGCCCGAGATTCTGGGGTCGGGCCGGGATGCGCTGTTCGGCAACCTCATCTATGATACGATCATGGGACAGTTGAACTGGCCGCTAGGGGCAACCTTGTCGGTGGTGCTGCTGGTGATGCTCGGGGCCGTGGCGGCCATCTATAGCCGCTATATGGGCCTGTCGCGGATCTTCAAGGGGCTCAGCCGATGA
- a CDS encoding GNAT family N-acetyltransferase: MSISIRLAERQDAGTVAALIQAHATFDGKDHLCKTTEADIIDHGFGADPVFQVLLAEVDGVAVGSLMFYRAFSSWEGKPFLFIDDFFIKEDMRGRSIGRQLLAEVAALAKRKGCPRVDWHVLGLAAARGFYERLGGRWVEEFLIYRLEGEALNRLAGMVHK, encoded by the coding sequence ATGAGCATCTCCATTCGACTGGCGGAGCGGCAAGATGCGGGAACCGTCGCCGCCCTGATTCAAGCGCATGCGACGTTCGACGGCAAAGATCACCTGTGCAAGACGACGGAAGCCGACATTATTGACCACGGATTCGGTGCAGACCCCGTCTTCCAGGTCCTGCTGGCCGAAGTCGATGGCGTGGCCGTTGGATCGCTCATGTTCTACCGGGCCTTCTCGTCGTGGGAAGGCAAGCCGTTCCTGTTCATCGACGACTTCTTCATCAAGGAAGACATGCGCGGCCGCAGCATAGGACGCCAGTTGCTCGCCGAGGTCGCCGCCCTTGCCAAGCGCAAAGGCTGTCCACGCGTGGACTGGCATGTTCTGGGCCTGGCCGCGGCGCGCGGTTTCTATGAAAGGCTTGGCGGGCGATGGGTGGAGGAATTCCTCATCTACCGTCTCGAGGGTGAGGCGCTCAATCGCCTCGCCGGAATGGTCCACAAATGA
- a CDS encoding zinc-binding dehydrogenase, whose amino-acid sequence MARMGWNGKGRGCSFGSHRASGNLPQPAWRLDATPDIWSNEILIAVERLNLDSSSLRQIAEAAGGNKHQIAARIEEIVAERGKMHNPETNSGGVALGRVAAIGPDFPHHDLHVGDAVCTMVSLSLTPLALERGSVAPGPSGQIAASGTAVLFESGLYAKIPADLTPELALTLCDIAGAPATAKRLVQTGNVVAVLGAGGKAGITTLFAARERLGISGRLIAMDADPMACQRVRELGIADLVIDADLRDALTTYRLMMQATNGTLADLVFNTTNVGGTESASILAARQRGTVVLFSMATSFQAAALGAEGLGRDVTLLIGNGYLEGWVEYGFGLARRHPALATYLTASKGPVS is encoded by the coding sequence ATGGCACGTATGGGATGGAACGGCAAGGGACGAGGATGCAGCTTCGGCTCGCATCGAGCATCAGGCAACCTGCCACAGCCGGCATGGCGGCTGGATGCGACACCAGACATCTGGTCCAATGAAATACTGATCGCGGTCGAGCGACTCAATCTCGATTCATCGAGCTTGCGTCAGATCGCCGAAGCAGCCGGCGGGAATAAGCACCAAATCGCGGCGCGCATCGAAGAAATCGTCGCCGAGCGCGGCAAGATGCACAATCCCGAGACCAATTCCGGCGGCGTCGCCCTGGGCCGGGTGGCGGCCATCGGTCCTGATTTTCCGCATCATGACCTCCATGTGGGGGATGCCGTCTGCACTATGGTCTCGCTGTCGCTGACGCCGCTGGCCCTCGAACGCGGCAGCGTGGCACCCGGGCCTTCGGGTCAGATCGCGGCGAGTGGCACGGCCGTACTTTTCGAGAGCGGACTTTATGCGAAAATACCGGCCGACCTGACACCTGAACTCGCCCTCACCCTCTGCGACATTGCCGGCGCTCCGGCGACGGCAAAGCGGCTGGTTCAGACTGGGAACGTCGTGGCCGTGTTGGGGGCGGGCGGCAAAGCGGGTATCACGACACTGTTTGCAGCCCGCGAGCGGCTGGGGATCAGCGGCAGGCTGATTGCCATGGATGCCGACCCAATGGCCTGCCAGCGTGTGCGGGAATTGGGTATCGCCGATCTGGTCATCGACGCCGATCTCCGGGACGCTCTGACGACATATCGGCTGATGATGCAGGCGACCAACGGCACGCTTGCCGACCTCGTGTTCAACACGACCAATGTCGGCGGCACGGAATCTGCCTCCATACTGGCCGCGCGCCAGCGAGGCACCGTGGTTCTGTTCAGCATGGCGACGTCATTCCAGGCTGCAGCGTTGGGAGCGGAAGGATTGGGGCGGGACGTGACCCTGCTCATCGGCAATGGCTATCTCGAAGGCTGGGTCGAATATGGTTTCGGGCTTGCCCGACGACATCCGGCCCTGGCAACCTATCTCACCGCTAGCAAAGGACCCGTCTCATGA
- a CDS encoding histone deacetylase family protein, with protein MKLVFDEAQKRHDPKFFLSSGASKPNPEVPRRADILLAAGLDAGLELEVPRDYGLDPAASVHSPEYLDFLQNIFARWSRIEGASAEVVPNVHPDRRDGDYPASAVGQAGYHVADTSAPINAETFGSALRSAHSAAHAAELILSGHPAAYALCRPPGHHAFRDLAGGFCFLNNSAIAAQRLRRDHDRVAIIDVDLHHGNGTQGIFYARDDVLTVSLHADPVRFYPFFWGHASERGKDAGLGFNLNLPLPRHTADDGFLSALDRGLERVAAFAPGAIVIALGLDASEHDPFGGLAVTTAGFQRIGEHLARLERPAVIVQEGGYISEVLGQNLTSFLNGFTSVHRVVKNSRD; from the coding sequence ATGAAACTGGTATTTGATGAGGCCCAGAAGCGGCACGACCCAAAGTTTTTTCTCTCCAGCGGAGCCTCCAAGCCCAATCCAGAGGTGCCCCGGCGCGCTGACATTCTGCTGGCGGCAGGCCTCGATGCCGGTCTTGAGCTTGAGGTGCCCAGAGATTATGGGCTCGACCCCGCCGCCTCCGTTCATTCGCCGGAATACCTGGATTTTCTGCAGAACATCTTCGCCCGCTGGAGCCGCATCGAAGGTGCCTCAGCCGAGGTTGTACCCAATGTCCACCCAGACCGGCGGGATGGCGATTATCCGGCTTCGGCCGTCGGCCAGGCCGGATACCATGTCGCTGACACGTCCGCCCCGATCAATGCCGAGACGTTCGGCTCGGCCTTGCGAAGCGCCCATTCGGCGGCCCATGCGGCCGAACTGATCCTGTCGGGGCATCCCGCGGCCTACGCTCTGTGCCGCCCGCCGGGGCATCACGCATTTCGCGATCTCGCCGGCGGCTTCTGCTTTCTCAATAATTCCGCCATTGCCGCGCAGCGATTGCGTCGAGACCATGACCGTGTCGCCATCATTGATGTTGACCTCCACCATGGCAATGGCACCCAAGGCATATTCTATGCCCGCGACGACGTGCTCACCGTTTCCCTTCATGCCGATCCCGTCCGTTTCTATCCTTTCTTCTGGGGCCACGCTTCCGAGCGCGGCAAGGATGCGGGTCTCGGCTTCAACCTCAATCTTCCTCTGCCCCGCCACACGGCCGATGATGGCTTCCTGTCGGCCCTTGACAGGGGGCTTGAGCGTGTAGCGGCCTTTGCCCCTGGTGCGATTGTCATCGCTCTTGGACTTGACGCCTCCGAGCACGATCCCTTCGGGGGCCTTGCCGTGACAACGGCGGGCTTTCAGCGGATCGGCGAGCACTTGGCCAGATTGGAACGGCCAGCGGTCATTGTCCAAGAGGGAGGATACATTTCCGAAGTGTTGGGTCAAAATCTGACAAGTTTCCTGAACGGGTTTACTTCCGTTCACCGTGTCGTGAAAAATTCACGCGACTAG
- a CDS encoding DMT family transporter, producing MTLPSVHRSMGLREWFLLIALSVLWGGSFFFAGVAVKDLPVLVIVAGRVCIGALGLHILLLLLRQRMPTNLTAWRSFFAMGMMNNVAPFCLLVWGQTHIASGLASVLTATTPLFGVVIAHRFTRDEKLSANRALGAVIGFMGVAVMIGGGLSLAVDGKILGELACLAAAVCYACAGVYGRRFLVLGVRPLQAATGQVTASSLVLLPLALIVDRPWQLAAPSAASMAAVLGLGLLCTALAYVIFFRILSTAGATNIMLVTLLVPVTAILLGILILGEPIEPRQLGGMALIAFGLAVIDGRLWRGLRRRVGH from the coding sequence ATGACGCTCCCTTCTGTCCATCGCTCCATGGGCCTTCGCGAATGGTTCCTCCTGATCGCTTTGTCGGTCCTCTGGGGCGGCTCCTTCTTCTTCGCTGGCGTGGCGGTCAAAGATCTGCCGGTGCTCGTCATCGTCGCCGGACGGGTGTGTATCGGGGCCCTCGGCCTCCACATCCTCCTCCTTTTGCTGCGGCAACGCATGCCGACGAACCTTACGGCCTGGCGCAGCTTCTTCGCCATGGGCATGATGAACAATGTCGCTCCCTTCTGCCTTCTTGTCTGGGGCCAGACACACATAGCCAGTGGCCTGGCCTCCGTCCTCACCGCGACCACGCCCCTCTTCGGCGTCGTCATTGCCCATCGCTTCACCCGGGACGAGAAGCTATCGGCAAATCGGGCCCTCGGTGCCGTCATCGGCTTCATGGGCGTCGCGGTGATGATCGGTGGCGGCCTATCCCTTGCGGTCGATGGCAAGATTTTGGGTGAGCTTGCCTGCTTGGCCGCAGCGGTCTGCTATGCCTGTGCCGGCGTCTATGGCCGGCGCTTTTTGGTGTTGGGCGTGCGACCCCTGCAGGCGGCGACAGGCCAAGTCACCGCATCCAGTCTCGTCCTGCTGCCCTTGGCGCTGATTGTCGACCGTCCCTGGCAGCTTGCCGCCCCCTCGGCGGCATCCATGGCGGCCGTGCTCGGTCTCGGCCTGCTTTGCACGGCCCTTGCCTATGTGATCTTCTTCCGCATCCTCTCGACCGCCGGCGCGACCAACATCATGCTGGTTACCCTTTTGGTGCCCGTCACCGCAATTCTGCTCGGTATCCTCATCCTTGGGGAGCCGATCGAACCCAGGCAATTGGGCGGCATGGCCCTGATCGCCTTTGGTCTGGCCGTCATCGACGGCCGCCTGTGGCGCGGCCTGCGCCGACGAGTTGGTCACTAA
- a CDS encoding DUF423 domain-containing protein, whose translation MVADRVLIALGGLSGAGGVLLSAMAAHVGGVHLDMVSNFLLFHAAALMVIGLMARTPLMRIGGWVLVIGLLLFGGDMLARDFLGDRLFPMAAPAGGVALILGWLIVAGAAFLISGQEASRD comes from the coding sequence ATGGTCGCCGATAGAGTTCTGATCGCCCTCGGGGGCCTGAGCGGGGCGGGCGGCGTCCTGCTGTCGGCCATGGCGGCTCATGTGGGAGGCGTCCACTTGGACATGGTCTCCAATTTTCTGCTGTTTCATGCCGCAGCACTTATGGTGATCGGGCTCATGGCGCGAACGCCGCTGATGCGGATTGGCGGATGGGTGCTGGTCATCGGCCTATTGCTGTTCGGCGGCGACATGCTCGCACGCGACTTCCTGGGGGACCGATTGTTTCCAATGGCAGCACCGGCAGGTGGGGTGGCACTAATCCTGGGCTGGCTGATCGTCGCTGGAGCAGCGTTTCTCATCTCCGGTCAAGAGGCTTCTCGAGATTAG
- a CDS encoding MFS transporter, which yields MVSVSLSERVSRRKVVAAGMVGNILEWYDFAIYGYFAAAIGRHFFPSEDPVAQLISAFGIFAVGYIMRPIGGAIVGQIGDKYGRRTALTVSVAAMAIPTFLMGLLPGYETLGLAAPILLTLLRMIQGLSVGGEYTSSMVFLVENAPEGRRGVMGGFTTCGAVAGILLGSAVATGFATVFSTEALEAWGWRLPFLLGLLVGLAGYLLRRQLVEEAPIPRESRPPFLATLRTYWQPVAAFAGMSVFNAVSFYTGFVYLVSWLQIADGIAPQHALAINSFSMVMLLPLVILGGMASDRFGRKPVLMIACGLAFIAAIPTFWLLYHPAIVTAVLGQLVLVVVVGLYGGGQPAIMVEGAPAEVRCTVVSIGYNISFGIIGGLTPLVATWLVERTANQLAPAFLIMAAAAISAVAVVMTRLPMRHR from the coding sequence ATGGTTTCAGTCTCACTCAGCGAGCGCGTCAGTCGGCGCAAGGTCGTTGCCGCAGGCATGGTCGGCAATATTCTCGAATGGTATGATTTCGCCATCTATGGCTATTTCGCAGCCGCGATCGGGAGGCATTTCTTCCCGAGTGAAGATCCGGTGGCGCAGCTGATCTCGGCCTTCGGCATCTTTGCCGTCGGCTACATCATGCGCCCGATCGGCGGAGCGATCGTGGGGCAGATCGGAGACAAATATGGCCGCCGGACCGCCCTGACTGTATCGGTGGCGGCCATGGCCATCCCCACTTTCCTCATGGGGCTCCTGCCGGGATACGAGACGCTTGGACTCGCGGCGCCCATCCTGTTGACCCTGCTGCGGATGATCCAAGGACTCTCGGTGGGCGGGGAATATACGAGCTCGATGGTCTTTCTCGTGGAGAACGCCCCTGAAGGGCGGCGCGGCGTCATGGGCGGGTTCACCACCTGCGGGGCTGTTGCCGGGATCCTGCTGGGATCTGCCGTCGCGACCGGCTTTGCCACGGTCTTTTCAACCGAGGCGCTGGAAGCGTGGGGTTGGAGGCTGCCATTCCTGCTCGGTCTGCTGGTCGGCCTTGCCGGATATCTGCTGCGGCGGCAACTGGTGGAAGAAGCCCCCATCCCGCGCGAGAGTCGCCCTCCTTTCCTGGCGACCCTGCGGACCTATTGGCAACCTGTGGCAGCCTTTGCCGGCATGTCGGTGTTCAATGCGGTGAGCTTCTACACCGGCTTCGTCTATCTGGTGAGCTGGCTGCAGATCGCCGACGGCATCGCACCTCAACATGCGCTGGCCATCAACTCCTTCAGCATGGTGATGTTGCTTCCGCTGGTCATCCTCGGCGGGATGGCCAGCGATCGCTTTGGTCGCAAGCCGGTCCTGATGATCGCCTGTGGGCTCGCCTTCATCGCCGCCATTCCGACATTCTGGCTGCTCTATCACCCGGCAATTGTCACTGCGGTGCTTGGTCAGCTGGTGCTGGTGGTTGTGGTTGGGCTCTATGGGGGTGGCCAGCCGGCGATCATGGTGGAGGGCGCGCCCGCAGAGGTGCGCTGCACAGTGGTCTCCATTGGCTACAATATCAGCTTCGGGATCATCGGCGGGCTCACGCCGCTGGTGGCGACGTGGCTGGTGGAGCGGACTGCAAACCAACTGGCGCCGGCGTTCCTGATCATGGCGGCGGCAGCGATCTCAGCCGTGGCGGTCGTGATGACGCGGCTACCGATGCGGCATCGATGA
- a CDS encoding DUF3008 family protein → MPAKSKSQQKAAGAALAAKRGDIKKGELKGASKSMEKSMSEKQLHDLAATKRKGKPENASKS, encoded by the coding sequence ATGCCTGCAAAATCCAAGTCTCAGCAGAAAGCCGCCGGTGCCGCTCTCGCTGCAAAGCGCGGCGACATCAAAAAGGGCGAATTGAAAGGTGCCTCGAAGTCGATGGAGAAATCCATGAGCGAGAAGCAGCTGCACGATCTTGCCGCGACGAAGCGCAAGGGAAAGCCCGAGAACGCTTCGAAATCGTAA
- a CDS encoding lysozyme inhibitor LprI family protein — protein sequence MTPRPVRLALIAVLPLLAAPASAQWSPPSLCDARSDKFAAETCLQEALAKARQALQLSYAKARSVIATDAETSPDQKAKWEQDLTASQRAWEAYRDADCGDLILDEWHSGSGATYAQMSCVVSKTQSRAAELSSRYASQ from the coding sequence ATGACACCTCGCCCTGTCAGACTCGCCTTGATTGCCGTGCTTCCCCTTCTGGCAGCACCGGCCTCAGCGCAATGGAGCCCTCCCAGCCTCTGCGACGCTCGGTCTGACAAATTTGCTGCCGAAACCTGTCTCCAAGAGGCCCTGGCCAAAGCTCGACAGGCGCTTCAGCTGTCATACGCGAAAGCGCGATCTGTCATCGCCACCGACGCAGAGACCTCACCCGACCAGAAGGCGAAGTGGGAGCAGGACCTTACCGCTTCGCAACGGGCCTGGGAGGCCTATCGCGACGCGGATTGCGGCGATCTGATCCTGGACGAGTGGCACAGCGGCAGTGGCGCCACGTACGCCCAAATGTCTTGCGTCGTCTCCAAGACCCAGAGCCGTGCCGCGGAACTGTCGTCCCGCTACGCGTCTCAGTGA
- a CDS encoding NAD(P)/FAD-dependent oxidoreductase: MRILSSVDDLAETCDVAIIGGGPGGLAAATTAAESGLSVVLIDENDALGGQIYRGISTVPASRLEILGADYAKGRALVDAFAAAGADYMPGTTVWMASPELKLGISREGAARIVAARRIIIATGALERPMPIPGWTLPGVMTAGAAQGLLKASGMVPEAPFVLAGTGPLLWLLASQLLSAGARPTAILETSSRKQLLAAATDLPAFLTSPYLAKGLGLMRQVAASIRVISGVTALAAEGETWLSRLRFRRGTRAWETLPAQGLFLHQGVVPNINLARAAGCSLQWDSSQACFVPVADEWGRSSLEGVALAGDGAGIMGAEIAAARGHLCGLDAAHLLGVMTVEERQRRAEPWQQTIRRYGRGRRFLDTAFKAPDEFRVAEGETIVCRCESVTASQIKTALGPLGDAGPNQLKTMLRCGMGPCQGRLCGLTVTEMIARERQVSPQDVGYYRLRPPVKPITLGELASLPHDTADVLAVVRE, from the coding sequence ATGAGGATCCTCTCCTCCGTCGACGATCTGGCTGAGACCTGTGACGTCGCTATCATCGGAGGCGGTCCGGGCGGACTCGCCGCCGCGACGACTGCCGCAGAGAGCGGGCTGTCAGTCGTCCTGATCGACGAAAACGATGCCCTGGGCGGTCAGATCTATCGGGGAATTTCGACCGTGCCGGCAAGCCGGCTTGAAATCCTCGGCGCAGATTACGCGAAGGGGCGGGCACTTGTGGATGCCTTCGCCGCTGCTGGTGCCGACTACATGCCGGGCACGACGGTGTGGATGGCCTCCCCGGAACTTAAACTTGGCATCTCCAGGGAGGGTGCTGCCCGGATCGTTGCGGCGCGGAGGATCATCATCGCGACGGGGGCGCTGGAGCGGCCGATGCCGATTCCAGGATGGACCTTACCGGGGGTGATGACCGCGGGGGCCGCGCAAGGTCTGTTGAAGGCGTCCGGGATGGTGCCGGAAGCGCCCTTCGTCCTGGCGGGAACGGGACCTCTGCTCTGGCTTCTCGCCAGCCAACTGTTGAGCGCCGGTGCACGGCCCACGGCCATTTTGGAGACGAGCAGCCGCAAACAGCTGCTGGCTGCGGCCACAGATCTCCCGGCCTTCCTCACCTCGCCCTATCTGGCCAAGGGGCTCGGCCTCATGCGCCAGGTTGCCGCTTCCATTCGCGTGATCTCCGGCGTCACGGCTTTGGCGGCGGAGGGCGAAACATGGCTCAGCCGCTTGCGGTTCCGTCGCGGGACCCGAGCTTGGGAGACCCTCCCGGCTCAGGGGCTGTTTCTGCATCAGGGGGTGGTGCCAAATATCAATCTGGCGCGGGCTGCAGGCTGCAGTCTGCAATGGGACAGCTCGCAAGCCTGCTTCGTGCCAGTGGCGGATGAATGGGGCCGCAGCAGCCTGGAAGGGGTCGCATTGGCGGGGGATGGCGCCGGGATCATGGGGGCAGAGATCGCAGCAGCACGCGGACATTTGTGCGGTCTGGATGCGGCCCATCTGCTTGGAGTGATGACGGTGGAGGAACGGCAACGGCGAGCCGAGCCATGGCAGCAGACCATACGGCGCTATGGGCGCGGCCGCCGCTTTCTCGATACTGCGTTCAAGGCGCCGGATGAGTTCAGGGTGGCAGAGGGGGAGACGATCGTCTGCCGCTGCGAATCCGTCACTGCAAGCCAGATCAAGACAGCCCTGGGACCGCTGGGAGATGCCGGGCCAAACCAGCTCAAGACCATGCTGCGCTGTGGAATGGGCCCCTGCCAGGGCCGGCTGTGCGGATTGACCGTGACCGAGATGATCGCCCGAGAGCGACAGGTCTCGCCGCAGGATGTCGGCTATTATCGCCTCAGGCCGCCGGTCAAGCCGATTACGCTCGGAGAGCTCGCCTCGCTGCCCCACGACACGGCCGACGTCCTGGCGGTCGTGCGGGAGTGA
- a CDS encoding (2Fe-2S)-binding protein, protein MFRRLRDETAQPVGLFVDGLAVEGRAGDSVAAVLFTTKANTAYRVNPVSGAPRSPYCMMGACFECLVSVDGRRQQQGCLVTIAEGMRVETDFPGHERPE, encoded by the coding sequence ATGTTCAGGCGGCTCAGGGACGAGACTGCACAGCCGGTGGGTCTGTTCGTCGACGGTCTTGCCGTCGAGGGACGGGCAGGGGACAGCGTCGCGGCGGTGCTGTTTACGACCAAGGCCAACACCGCCTATCGCGTCAATCCGGTCTCGGGAGCGCCGCGATCTCCCTATTGTATGATGGGGGCCTGCTTTGAGTGCCTGGTCAGCGTGGATGGACGCCGGCAGCAGCAAGGCTGCCTGGTCACCATTGCTGAGGGGATGAGGGTCGAGACCGACTTCCCCGGCCACGAGCGTCCCGAATGA
- a CDS encoding acetyl/propionyl/methylcrotonyl-CoA carboxylase subunit alpha: MISSLLIANRGEIARRIERTASTMGLRTIAVHSEADAGMPFVREADIAVAIGPAPAQESYLVPEKILAVARKTGADAIHPGYGFLSENAEFAQLVLDAGLVWVGAPPAAIRAMGLKDAAKALMMTAGVPVTPGYLGEDQSPERLQVEADGIGYPVLIKAVAGGGGKGMRRVDAHADFAEALASCRREAAASFGDDRVLLEKYIVNPRHIEVQVFGDTHGRIVHLFERDCSLQRRHQKVIEEAPAPGMDATTRAVICEAAVKAARSVNYVGAGTIEFIADASEGLRSDRIWFMEMNTRLQVEHPVTEAITGQDLVEWQLRVAAGEPLPLTQDALSISGHAVEARLYAENPRSGFLPSIGPLTHLRLPQDIRVDSGVEEGDEVTPHYDPMIAKLIVHSGSRRAAAKRLARACRSVEVWPVKTNAAFLARALDHPEFLFGRIDTGFIARHQEALVPPGEAGTAVLHSAAQVLVGSGAAPWEALRGFRLNGPPVMTVALEIEGRAHFLDLAAQQPATCQTRYIFGQDVVFADGDAWAFSDITVNSGAVAREAADGAILTPMPGRIVALAVANGEMVVKGQALLTVEAMKMEHRLLAPFDGMVGDLHLKLGDQVGEGTQLLCITRLAATESADCR, translated from the coding sequence ATGATCTCTTCCCTGCTGATCGCAAATCGCGGCGAGATCGCCCGGCGAATTGAGCGCACTGCCAGCACCATGGGGCTGCGCACCATTGCTGTTCATTCCGAAGCCGATGCGGGCATGCCCTTCGTGCGCGAAGCCGACATTGCGGTGGCGATCGGACCAGCGCCGGCCCAAGAGAGCTATCTGGTGCCCGAGAAAATCCTGGCGGTCGCCCGCAAAACTGGGGCCGACGCGATCCATCCGGGCTACGGCTTCCTCTCGGAGAATGCCGAATTCGCCCAACTGGTGCTGGACGCCGGCCTCGTGTGGGTCGGTGCGCCGCCGGCGGCGATCCGCGCCATGGGGCTCAAAGATGCCGCCAAGGCCCTGATGATGACGGCAGGCGTGCCGGTGACGCCAGGCTATCTGGGCGAGGACCAGTCGCCGGAACGCCTGCAGGTGGAGGCCGATGGAATTGGCTATCCGGTGCTGATCAAGGCCGTCGCTGGCGGGGGCGGCAAGGGGATGCGCCGAGTGGACGCTCATGCCGACTTCGCTGAGGCGCTGGCCTCCTGCCGCCGAGAAGCGGCCGCGAGCTTCGGAGACGACCGGGTGCTGCTGGAGAAGTACATTGTCAATCCACGCCACATCGAAGTGCAGGTTTTCGGCGATACCCATGGCAGGATCGTTCATCTGTTCGAACGGGATTGCTCGCTGCAGCGACGCCACCAGAAAGTGATCGAAGAGGCACCAGCGCCTGGGATGGATGCCACCACGCGCGCAGTGATCTGTGAGGCGGCGGTCAAAGCCGCACGATCGGTCAATTATGTTGGCGCGGGTACCATCGAGTTCATCGCTGATGCCTCTGAGGGCCTGCGTTCGGACCGGATCTGGTTCATGGAGATGAATACGCGGCTGCAGGTCGAGCATCCGGTGACCGAGGCAATTACGGGGCAGGACCTGGTCGAGTGGCAATTGCGCGTGGCAGCAGGCGAGCCCCTGCCACTGACGCAGGATGCGCTGAGCATTTCCGGGCATGCGGTAGAGGCGCGTCTCTATGCCGAAAATCCACGTTCGGGTTTCCTGCCCTCTATTGGGCCGCTGACGCATCTACGACTGCCGCAGGACATACGCGTAGACTCTGGGGTTGAAGAGGGCGACGAGGTTACACCGCACTACGATCCGATGATCGCCAAGCTCATCGTGCACTCGGGCAGTCGTCGGGCGGCGGCCAAGCGCTTGGCAAGGGCGTGCCGAAGTGTCGAAGTGTGGCCGGTGAAAACCAATGCTGCGTTCCTGGCCCGGGCCCTGGACCATCCCGAGTTTCTCTTCGGCCGAATCGATACAGGCTTCATCGCGCGGCACCAGGAGGCCCTAGTGCCGCCCGGCGAGGCGGGAACCGCAGTCTTGCACTCGGCTGCCCAGGTGCTGGTCGGCAGCGGGGCCGCGCCCTGGGAGGCATTGCGCGGCTTCCGGCTCAATGGTCCGCCCGTCATGACGGTGGCGCTTGAGATTGAGGGCAGGGCGCATTTTTTGGATCTCGCGGCACAGCAGCCAGCAACGTGCCAGACACGGTACATTTTCGGTCAGGATGTCGTCTTTGCCGATGGCGACGCTTGGGCTTTTTCCGACATTACCGTCAATAGTGGTGCCGTCGCTCGCGAAGCCGCCGATGGCGCAATTCTGACGCCCATGCCGGGCAGGATCGTGGCGCTCGCGGTTGCCAACGGTGAGATGGTTGTAAAAGGGCAGGCTTTGTTGACGGTCGAAGCGATGAAAATGGAACATAGGTTGCTTGCGCCATTCGACGGCATGGTAGGCGATCTGCACCTCAAGCTCGGAGATCAGGTCGGCGAAGGTACTCAGTTGCTGTGCATCACACGTCTCGCAGCAACGGAGTCGGCCGACTGCCGGTAA